The proteins below come from a single Vicugna pacos chromosome 13, VicPac4, whole genome shotgun sequence genomic window:
- the INSL5 gene encoding insulin-like peptide INSL5 isoform X1: MRGFIFTLFLFSVLLAISEARGEESMKLCGLEYVRTVIYICASSRWRRHSGAPPQVQQAERGDHLQLPREHEISEGRTVQNVPKTDSLGMEGLQGGQLPTEGLWRSKKHSVMPRQDLQMLCCTEGCSMSDLSALC; encoded by the exons ATGAGGggtttcatttttactttatttctcttctctgtccTGCTTGCCATCTCAGAGGCGAGGGGTGAAGAGTCAATGAAGCTCTGCGGGCTTGAATACGTAAGGACAGTCATCTACATCTGTGCCAGCTCCAGATGGAGAAGGCACTCGGGGGCCCCCCCGCAAGTTCAGCAAG CTGAGAGAGGAGACCACTTGCAGCTGCCAAGGGAACATGAGATTTCTGAGGGACGCACAGTGCAAAACGTTCCGAAGACGGATTCCTTGGGGATGGAAGGTCTTCAGGGCGGACAGCTGCCCACGGAAGGGCTCTGGAGGTCAAAGAAGCACTCGGTGATGCCAAGACAAGACTTACAAATGTTGTGCTGCACTGAAGGCTGTTCCATGTCTGATCTGAGTGCGCTTTGTTAG
- the INSL5 gene encoding insulin-like peptide INSL5 isoform X2 — translation MLGDVQYLDSDSRSEARGEESMKLCGLEYVRTVIYICASSRWRRHSGAPPQVQQAERGDHLQLPREHEISEGRTVQNVPKTDSLGMEGLQGGQLPTEGLWRSKKHSVMPRQDLQMLCCTEGCSMSDLSALC, via the exons ATGCTTGGGGATGTTCAATATCTTGATTCAGATTCTAGATCTG AGGCGAGGGGTGAAGAGTCAATGAAGCTCTGCGGGCTTGAATACGTAAGGACAGTCATCTACATCTGTGCCAGCTCCAGATGGAGAAGGCACTCGGGGGCCCCCCCGCAAGTTCAGCAAG CTGAGAGAGGAGACCACTTGCAGCTGCCAAGGGAACATGAGATTTCTGAGGGACGCACAGTGCAAAACGTTCCGAAGACGGATTCCTTGGGGATGGAAGGTCTTCAGGGCGGACAGCTGCCCACGGAAGGGCTCTGGAGGTCAAAGAAGCACTCGGTGATGCCAAGACAAGACTTACAAATGTTGTGCTGCACTGAAGGCTGTTCCATGTCTGATCTGAGTGCGCTTTGTTAG